CGTGAGAGCGCCGGGGGCCATCCGGGGCTTTTTGTGATTGTTGCTGAAAGGTGGCCTGAATTTGTGAGGATACAAAGGCAGATGGGGCATACAAGTGTTTGCATGATTGCATCTGTTACGATTAGATTGGATTTAGATCGCTAACAACAACGTATTGATGTCATGATCCACTAACAGATGAGAAGTAGGACTTCTCCAGATTGGATAATATTCTTTCTATTAGCCTTTTATCCTTCTTTAAACAATCTGCTTTATTTTATTGAAGTATAGATCGGTTTTAAATATAGCTGTGCTGCATGATCCAATCTTGTTATTACAGACCTTCTTGCCACATTAGTATCGCCCTATGCTGGGTACTCTCTTTTTAACTAATATCACCAGACAATATGTTGTTTAATTGAATAAAGTAGAAAAAAACTACAAGACTAACACCATACACAGATAACATCTACACAGAAAAAGACTAGCACCGGACCGCCATTGCTAAATCAACGAAGAAGCAACAACCAAACCGCCCAAACCAAATCCTAACAGTCGAGCCACGCACTCAACTCTATCCACACCTTTGGaattgagggggggggggggagggagagagagagagagagagagagaaaatggaTCCACTCTCCCCCCACAAGGCCCGTCAACATAGCCAACTTACGTTAGCTAGGGCGCCACTGCAGGAGGACAAAACATCTAGAGAGAACTCACACAAGATCCAACTCACCAAAGAGAGAGAAATGACTCGACAACGCTCCCAAGAGGGAAAACGACGCTTGAAGTGCCGTTGTTGTCGGCCCGACAAGATCGAGCTAGGTTTGCACCAGACACCCTGTCAATCCGCAACTATTGCTCCATTGCTCCACCACCGGCCATACACCGTCAGTGTGTGGACACCGTTGCACCAACGCTCCCCACTCGCTAGCCTCCGCATGCATCCACGTGCAAACGTGGTATACCCGCCGTCATCAGTCTCCTACCGCTGCCATGCCGGCCTTCCTACTGTCACCGCATCAACCTCCCGCGTTGTCAGTCAGGCCGGCCTACCTGCCGTCGCCCGCAGTGACCTCTTGGCGCCACCCGTGTCGGCATCTCATAGCTGACGACATGGGCGAACAACACCCCCAAGAGGGAAAACGATATCCGAAGCGCCGCCGCTGTTGGCCCGACAAGATTGGGCTAGGTTTACACATACTGCTCGTCTCTTGCCGATCCGTAGCTAGCACCTCATCGCTTCACCATCACCATCGTTCGTTAGCGTGTGGATAACGTTGTACAAATGCCCGCCACCAGCTAGCTTCTACATGCATCCACATGAAAACGTGGTACACCCATTGTCACTGGTCTCTTTGCCGTCGCCGCATCGACCTGCGCCGCCAACAGCGACCTCCTTGCGCCACCCGCTTCGCCCTCCCACGGCCATCGGCACCACCCATGCCGGCCTCGCGGAAGCTGTAATTGGGGTGTCAGATCTAGAAGGTAGGGGACAGATCCAGCCACATCGACCAGATCTGGCCGTTGCCCGGTCACCATGAGCTACCTCACACCGTCGCCCTTCGTCCACCCCTGTTCGGCTACGCCACTGCCCTGCCACAGTAGCCTCGTCCACTCTGTCCTGCTCtaaaccgccgcgccgcctctcccacACGAGAGATAGCTCCTCATTGTGGAAGATTCCCCACCGCCAACATCCCAACTCACCGCGCGGTTGGTCAGCAGCTCGCTTGGCAGCAACAAAGTGAAGGTGGGGACTGGGGTAGGTGgggcagcggctagggttttcacCCTGAGCTGCCCGCACGAGAGCCGAGAGGGCGATGCGGGTAAAAGATGTCCTTGTGAATTGTGATCCTGGGTACTCTTgttaggtactccctccgttctagaatataagggattttgaaggCATGTGACACTTTCGCTTTTGTCCATATTCGTAGTTCTAGAAAATGTCGCATCCCTCTAAAGtcccttatattatattataggaccaAGGGAGTACAACAGAAACAGAGATTATTCACACGAACGGAGCGGCCTGGCTCGTTCGCCAGTCGCTACAACAAACAAATGTCTCACCACAACACGTTGAAGTCCTAGGCTCCTAACTGAAGATGTGTTGATTAGGCTCCTAGCTGAAGATGTGTTGATGCTGGGCGGTACAGCTAACGAGCAAGGGAACAAATTGATGCGGACAACCTGCATGATCACATCTACTGCAGAGGTTCACCGCGCTAGGCACGCCGCGCGCATGGCAAACGCGCACCACGACACAATCCCTCTTATCCCGAACACAAGTACACAACTGCAGCAACACACTGACACAGCACACTGCACACATGTGTAATGAATAACGACCACATTGCAACATGGATTGCCCATAGTCCATAGAGCACCACTGTATTAAAATGACTTCTGTAGATTAAGACAGGCAAATCGATTAAATAAGAGAGCTTGTGCAGCTGGCATACGACGAGCTCAGGTTCAACAAAATGAAGCGCGTCCGACAATATCTGCCGCGTCATCGATGGAAACTTCCCTTAGCAAGTCCAGGTGGCAAAAGCATGACGCGTAGTACGCTATCCCACACATTCGAGGCATTACAAGATGGAACTAAAACTGGGTGTTtcggccgacccggcaaaaaaacTAAAACTGGGTGGCCTAGACCACTCATGCACGGTACCTCGACCCGGCTCTCTGCaaacaaagaaaggaaaaaaatgtaatTAGTTCTAACCGATTATACCCATGCTGAAGTTAAAGGACTAACAATAACCATGGGATGATGTGATTTTGCCAATTCTTTTCAATACCTGAAACCTGGGATTGGTGATCTGGAGCGAGTCCATTTTTACTAAATTCTCAGCATCATCGAGCTCAATAACAGCATTGACAATTGCATTGGATAAATGTTTATACTCGCTTGCCTCGAAAAAGCAACCTCGATGCTTTGCATCATTCACCACTTTCTGCCAAACAGATCTACTGTTGGACAAAGTCGTCCCATTTCCTACTATCCACAAACAGTGCCTGCCACAAACATAAGCCAAATAACTAACTAAAAGGAGCAATTAGCAAATTGTTAATTGTAAGGGCAATCATTACACTTACTTAGCCCTTGTCAGAGCCATATTTGTCCGCTGCAGGTTTGTGAGAAACCCAACTGAACCAGCTCTATTACTTCTGACAGTAGATATGATGATGACATCCTCCTCCGCACCTTGGAAACCATCCACCGATTTTACCTTCACAGAGAAATCATCATACATATCGTAAGTCTTACCAATTTTCTCTTGGATAGCTCTAACTTGAGCATTGTACGGTGACACTACACCAACAGTGAGCTTGCTTCCCAAAAAAACCGATTCTGTAACAACAAAAGATGCGGGGTTAGCAATACTGGTGGTTAAGACAGCATGAATATCATACATATTATGTTCACATATATCATTTATAGCACCAAAGCTCCAGAAATGCAGATGATCCTACCTTCAAATAGTCTCCGCACGATCCACAGCACAGCAGCAACTTCTATGGTATTTTTAAGGCTCCGGCCATGTTTTTCAGTTGTTTCATGGCCACCATCTACATTTATAAACGAGTAAGGTCCAAACATTTTGCCTGGCAAAATGTTCCTCTTGTAGTTCTTGCTGACAACATTTGGACCATCTGAGATCTTGCCATCATAAAAACTGGCAACTGGAAACTTGCTTATCTCTGGTCGCATCCTGTACTGAATGTTCAGGAGGTGCTTGTTGTAGCCCAAGGAACTTAACCTCTCAAAAACACTTCTTCCGAAATCAGCATTATCAGAAATCTGCAAGAGTAAAAACACTTGGTTATTTTGAAGTTTAAACATGGGAAAACAAAGTGGAATAAAGCATTAGCACTAGACACATACTTTGCTTTTAACCAGAGCAGGTAGCTGGCATTCGTCTCCGATAAAAACAGCTTGCTTTATGCCAGGCAACTGCATGGGAATTAAGGTCTCACACTCTTTTAACTGTGCAGCTTCATCTACAACCAACAGTTCCAGAGGTTTCAAGCACTCAGACCTGTCATCCATGGACACATTGTGCAACACATAAGAACTAGAAACAGTGCAGAGAATGCATTTTGTTCTTTGCAACAGGTAGACTCGAATTTCTCTCTTGCGGTCATCATCAGAAAGGCTCAAGCGATCCCAATCAGGAAGCTTCAAGTTGATCTTCAGATATCTTAATATTCGAACACAGAGTAATCTTGCCTTTCTGATCTTTGATTTGTTGCACACATCCGTGTGCACTGAGGCTAGCAGATCTGGCCACTTGAGTGGATCACTGTCCCCATGCCCTTTTCCATTCAAGAGATCATCGAACCATAAATTGTCATCATTATTATCATTAACATTTATCAATGCATGGAGAATATATGGAGAATATTCAATGGTTCAACCACCTCATTCATGTACTGGAAGCTCTGACGCATCATGGAGTTTCGTGGAAAATCAGTGCATAATATCTCCATGAAATAGTAGAAATCTTCCAAAAGTTCATTGCATTTGTCCTTGACAAATTCCTTGAGTGGTAGAACTACTGAATTTGGTCCTTTCATTTTCATCTGAACAGTGTAccacttgtattttttttgtcacagGTATCTCAAGAAAATCTATTAGTGAACACAAGCAATGATTCCATCCTTTCATACTCTCAAAACATTGTGACAGCCGCTCGGTGCGAGAGCTGAGAAAAACCACAGAGAGATCATGATCTTCACCTATCTTCATCCTCTTCTTGTTTCCAAACAAAACGATGTCGCTTAGATATTGGCCACTGCTAGCAGGAGACTCATGAACGAGCTTGACAATTCGAGATGCAACCTCTAGGACAGCAGTATTAGTAGGGGCACAAGTAAGTGTCCGGTGTCCTGAATGCAACATTACCCAGAGTAAAGCACTGATGGTTTTGGTTTTACCCGTCCTAGGAGGTCCCCATATTAGTTTAATAGGAGAAGAGATTTTTTCTGAGACCAGAACACAATCTGCAACAGCATTCAGTTGTGAATTGTTGAGCATGTACTTCTCAAGATTAAGATCAACGGCTGATCTAGCAGCGAACCGTTGAGATAATTGGGAGCTTGATGACATAGCCTCATCCACTTCCTTCACAAATAAACGTTGTGCAAACAATTCAATCATCAGAAATACTACTAACAAGATAGTGTTGTTTATATGCACTTGGGAAAATGCCATTAGTTCATTACCAAGTGTTGACAAATAAGGGCACTGTATCATTTGAATCTTTAAAATATATCAGATTCATATTCCAATCTAAACAACATACTGAAGATTTAACACATGTGTGGTAGCCAAGAAGCATGACCCGCACTTCaaattccaaaaacatcacTACTCAAGCTAATTTAGCGCAAATAGGAATGCCAAGATTGTAACTTTTAAGTGTGTTTCTTACTTTAGTTGCAAAAGCAACAGTCAGAGCAATAGGTAGTTGAAACTATCATGCATCAAGAGCCAATAGGGTGCTGAATTTAATGACTCAAACAATAAGACAATTAGACATGACAAATAGATATGCTATTATGCTCTACAAGGAATTGGCCCTAGCTCTTTGGTTGGAGGGTGTGGTTTACACCCCCCCCCACTACTATTTAACTAGAATTTGGGTGCCTATTCCTTCTTAATTAAATCGAGACCAGGCTAAACCACAgtgtcccacatttttttattatgcgTCTACAAACTGAAAATACCTTTGACTTGTACCGCCAGACTGTATCAACAATATGGCTGTTTCCCTTGTGAAGACAATCCCAAATCCGATCGTATGTCTTCATATTTATGAGGATTACCGCGAACAATGGCTCCTTTGGTTCATTTGTTGAAGAATCAGTTTCCACTGGAAGCACTGATGACAATCTAGCAATGAAGCAATTGTCTGGGAGATCATCATCGTCTTCACCACCTTTGACAATTGAACCTAGGATGTACGAAGTCATATTTCGTGTCAAATCAGACACTTGCTTGGGCTTTCGGGAGGTAAGGACTATTATATCACCCTCACATGGCGCATATGTTTCCTTGGATTTCTCATCCTTTGCTGGATTTGCAACCTCAAAACAGAAGAACGTGGTCTCATCGTCATGCAGCAGTTCCTTCATTCGGGCTACTGATATGAAGTTTTGGTGAGAATAACCATCCAACGATGAAAAGACATCAACATGTGTTTCTTCAAGTAATGGGTAGGTAAATGAGTTAAAGTAATTTGACGATGAAGTGAACGTCTCTGGGATCCTTTTCACCTGGAAAGAAACAAATAATCAACTATCTGTGACTCAATACTACTCCCGCCGGTCAAATATATTTGATGTTGGGGGTACTTGAACTAATACTCCCAATGTCAAATTTATTTGACAGGAAGGGGTAGACCAAAAAACGAAATGTTTTTAGGGAAGATAGGAGCTTGCATTAAATTTCAGAAACAAGAGTATACAATCCAGTTACAGAATTCTAAAACTAAGTACCAACTTCAGGAGTTGAAAGGTAAGCATGCGACGCTCGTCGCCCagttccccgccgccggcgccgctggccctacgcccgccgccctcgctgcttCGTCGACCCCAAGTCGCCGCGCCGTCCGCGGGGCCATCCGGGCCGCTGCCCTCTGCATCCCCGCCGTCGTCCAGGCTGCTCCAAAGCGCCTTGTGGTGTGAAtccccccgccaccgccacccagATCCGCAGCTTGGGTCTATCCGGGAGGCGTCTCCCATGTCTCCGCCACACCGGATCCGCCAGGATCCCGCTTGCCACCCTCCGTGCGCTCCTTCAAGGATGTGGTCGCGACCGCTTCGCCGCCGATTTTCAAATTCGGTCCGCGCCTCCAACCACCGCGTCGCACTTTGAAGGTGGCAATTACTCCGCCTCCCAGGCGTGAGCCACCCCGGCGCCGAGGCTACTTCTCTGCCTACAGGCCTAGGCCGGAGACGGAGATGACCCGACGTCCCATCCATGGTACGGTCGCGCCGGAGGACTTCACTACTCTGGAGCCGGGCTAGCAGCAAGTCAAAGTGCGCCATTGGTGGCGACGCGCAGCGCATTCAACTGCTCCCCAACCACCAGCTTCAAGGAGATGGGACGAGCCTTCAATCCgctctcctcctcgccaccgcGCTCCTGCTGAAGCGTCAGCCTCCCTCCGCCTCTTTCAGCAAGCAACAAGTGGAAGATGCTTCGTTTGCCTCTCGAGAGACCACCGCGCCTCCCACTGCCGTGACCCGGTCAGGTGCTTCCTCTGCCGGAGGACGGGACACAGGGCCAGATCCTGCCGAGCTCACGCTCATCTGGCTCTGCTCCGCCTGGAGCGTCGCCAGCTCCACGGTCACCGTAACtccacgccgccacctccgtTGAAGCCTCCGCCCGTCCAACTGCCCCGTGTTCCGTGCAACCGCCAAGACGTTCCACACCGCCACCACAGAGAACCCCCACCGCACGGCCAGAAACACCACCGcacgccgcttccgccgccaccgacaCGGCCGTCTCCGGCCATGGCTAAACTCGGCGACCCATCCACTCGGCCTGAGGAGGAGTACTTCATCCCCACTCCACACGCCACGGAGGTTGAGCTCAAGGACTGGGAGTCCACGGCGATCATCCCCTGGGCGGCAAAAGCGCCTGCGTCCATCACTCCAAGGGACGTCGAGGCCATCTTCAAGGAGGAATTCCATCTTCGTGAGGGCGACGTCTTCGTCTCACGACACCACCCCGAGGCCTTCCTGATCAAGTTCGAGCACCAGCGCCATTGTGTGGAAGCGCTGCGGAAGGGCTTCGTCAAGCGCCACGGCGTTGAGCTCCACTACGTCAAATGGCGTAGCCTCAAGAGTGCCCTCGGTGTCGCCTTGATGTTCCGGGTCCGTCTCTACCTCGACGGCATACCGCGGCACGCTTGGGAGGCCGATATTGTTGAGCGTACTGTGGCGAAGACGTGCGCATTGGAGAGCATCGAGACCAGCCTCATCCACCCGCCGGACACGCGTTGGATCAGCGTGTGGGCGTGGACGGGCAACCCAAGCTCCATACCCAAGCGCATCTGGCTGATCTTCACCAACAGCACTCGTGGCAAAAAGCCCGGCTTGGTGTCGTTCTCTGACAAGCCGCTGGAGCGGTGGCAACACGGTGTCAAGTACTGTGTATATGTCCACCTCAAAGAAATCCACGACTACACTTCGGCCACGGTGACTCTTGATGAGAACGCGGCTGTCACCCCGGCGAAGCGTCGTCTTCCACCGTGGCACCTTGGGGTGGCCGATGGTGAACCGGCGCCGGAGCGTGTGTTCCCGCAGTTCCctcaccacccgccgccgccgcaaggccTCTTCCACCCCGGAGCTGGTCGCGATGAGGGCGGCAAGATGGAGAAGGACCGTGGCAGCCGCAACAGGGGAGACCGGCGTAACGTCGACCGGCGCGACGTCAACCGTCGTGGTCGTGATGACGACACACGCGACAGGTTCGGCCGCGAGAGGGACGGCCGCGACAAGGATAGTCGGCGTCATTACAATGACGACCACCCCGACTTCGATCGGGGACTCGGCTGGCGTCGCCGAGATGACGATGAAGCCCGGCGAGGTAGCCGCCGGCGAGATCACTGGAAAGCACAACACACACGCACGCGAGGAAGACACAGTTGCACACAGAGATTGTGCTGCATAATACGGCGCAGCTTTTCTGTTTCTTTACTTCTCCTTTTATTTGCGAAATACAAGAGAACGTGATCGACGTGATCCGCATTGCCCGCCACACGACCCAGTGCGTCGTGCGCCATCGCACACGATCGGATCGTGCAGTGGGCGACTCGCTACATTACTGCCACGCCGTGAACATACGCACGGGGCTTATGGACGCGCTCGTTCTAATAACCGAGCCCTGAAAACATGCAAGTAAAAGACAGGAGATAAAACCTACCCTAACAAAGCGGTAGAACAGGTGCTAACTTAATCAAAGTATCCAACAATCTCCCCCTAAGTCTTGCACCTGAATTTGACGTCGGCAACGCCAATGCGGGAGCGAAGCTCCTGAAAACGTGTGCGCCCAAGTGCCTTGGTCAAAATGTCTGCAATCTGCCCCTCAGTCCCGACGAACTCGACATGAACGGAGCCATCTTCCACCCGTTCTCGAATGTAGTGGTAGCGGGTAGCGATGTGCTTGCTCCTCTCGTGGAACACCGGATTTTTGCTGAGGGCAATTGCTGATTTGTTATCAATGAGAAGCTTGAACGCGTCCGGCTCTTCTTGATTGATCTCTCCTAGCAACTGAGAGAGCCAGACGCCTTGGCATGCAGCCGTTGTCGCAGCGATGTACTCCGCCTCGCAAGACGAAAGCGCGACAACCTTTTGCTTGACGGATTGCCAGCTGACCGGGCTT
This window of the Oryza sativa Japonica Group chromosome 4, ASM3414082v1 genome carries:
- the LOC4336770 gene encoding probable helicase MAGATAMA 3, yielding MDGTSGHLRLRPRPVGREVASAPGWLTPGRRSNCHLQSATRWLEARTEFENRRRSGRDHILEGAHGGWQAGSWRIRCGGDMGDASRIDPSCGSGWRWRGDSHHKALWSSLDDGGDAEGSGPDGPADGAATWGRRSSEGGGRRASGAGGGELGDERRMLTFQLLKLVKRIPETFTSSSNYFNSFTYPLLEETHVDVFSSLDGYSHQNFISVARMKELLHDDETTFFCFEVANPAKDEKSKETYAPCEGDIIVLTSRKPKQVSDLTRNMTSYILGSIVKGGEDDDDLPDNCFIARLSSVLPVETDSSTNEPKEPLFAVILINMKTYDRIWDCLHKGNSHIVDTVWRYKSKEVDEAMSSSSQLSQRFAARSAVDLNLEKYMLNNSQLNAVADCVLVSEKISSPIKLIWGPPRTGKTKTISALLWVMLHSGHRTLTCAPTNTAVLEVASRIVKLVHESPASSGQYLSDIVLFGNKKRMKIGEDHDLSVVFLSSRTERLSQCFESMKGWNHCLCSLIDFLEIPVTKKIQVVHCSDENERTKFSSSTTQGICQGQITIEYSPYILHALINVNDNNDDNLWFDDLLNGKGHGDSDPLKWPDLLASVHTDVCNKSKIRKARLLCVRILRYLKINLKLPDWDRLSLSDDDRKREIRVYLLQRTKCILCTVSSSYVLHNVSMDDRSECLKPLELLVVDEAAQLKECETLIPMQLPGIKQAVFIGDECQLPALVKSKISDNADFGRSVFERLSSLGYNKHLLNIQYRMRPEISKFPVASFYDGKISDGPNVVSKNYKRNILPGKMFGPYSFINVDGGHETTEKHGRSLKNTIEVAAVLWIVRRLFEESVFLGSKLTVGVVSPYNAQVRAIQEKIGKTYDMYDDFSVKVKSVDGFQGAEEDVIIISTVRSNRAGSVGFLTNLQRTNMALTRAKHCLWIVGNGTTLSNSRSVWQKVVNDAKHRGCFFEASEYKHLSNAIVNAVIELDDAENLVKMDSLQITNPRFQRAGSRYRA